In a genomic window of Salvelinus namaycush isolate Seneca unplaced genomic scaffold, SaNama_1.0 Scaffold35, whole genome shotgun sequence:
- the prl2 gene encoding prolactin 2 — translation MSRNNIKQVWALLLVLVCVELCGSGRASAAPICVHGQAGCHFLSLADLFDRVIQHSARMHSISSDLHSEFEQYVLPSRNHIGRINRHCHTATILTPNGKENAQRLAREELTEVILKLLVAWKDPLWQFHQNMVHQDDFNNFSSNKALEMSYMVHELRKGVEKVADRMQNLGMISNSLSGLSSPEALDPSSDTSGESQAMSDHDLLYCFRRDSNKVQNYLKILKCRIVPENGC, via the exons ATGTCCAGGAACAACATCAAACAAG tgTGGGCTCTTCtcctggtgttggtgtgtgtggagctgtgtggCAGTGGCAGGGCGAGCGCGGCGCCTATCTGTGTCCACGGCCAGGCGGGGTGCCACTTCCTCTCCCTGGCAGACCTCTTTGACCGGGTCATCCAGCACAGTGCCAGGATGCACAGCATCTCCAGTGACCTGCACTCTGAATTC GAGCAATATGTTCTGCCAAGCAGAAATCATATTGGCAGGATAAACCGTCACTGCCATACAGCCACCATACTAACCCCTAATGGCAAAGAGAACGCGCAGAGACTGGCT agagAGGAGTTAACCGAGGTGATTCTGAAGCTGTTGGTAGCATGGAAGGATCCTCTGTGGCAGTTCCACCAGAACATGGTTCACCAGGATGACTTCAACAACTTCAGCTCCAACAAAGCACTGGAGATGAGCTACATGGTGCACGAGCTCCGCAAGGGAGTCGAGAAGGTGGCTGATAGG ATGCAGAACCTGGGGATGATCAGTAACTCCCTGAGTGGCCTGTCCTCCCCTGAGGCCTTGGACCCCTCGTCAGACACCAGCGGAGAGTCCCAGGCCATGAGCGACCACGACCTCCTCTACTGCTTTAGACGGGACTCCAACAAGGTCCAGAACTACCTGAAGATCCTCAAGTGCAGGATCGTACCTGAGAACGGATGCTGA